The genomic region TGGCCAGGATGACGGCTACGGCAGCACCTGCAACCAGCGGATGGATACGGCTACGTTGCGGTGAACTGGAAGTCAGGTTGGTGCTCATGTCGCGCTCCGTTGAGTGTGTCAGCAAGAACGCCGCAGCCGACAGAACGGTGCACCGGGCCCGTGTGAGATTTGTAAGCAGGTGTAGCGCGTGCCGACGGTTTCCTGGTCAGGGCTCTCTTCGAAGCATCTACTCTGGCAGCATCCGGCGCTCAAGCCACCGCGCCGAACAGAGCGCCGACGCCTGATGACACGCCCATTGCCAGAGCACTCCAGAAGACCACGCGGATAACGCCCGGCCAAACTTTCGCCCCACCAGCTTTCGCTGCCAGGCCGCCCAGGAAAGCCAGGGAAACAAGGGCAGAGACTACGATAGCCGGCAGCAGTACCGAATCGGGCGCGACTGCAGCAACGATAGCCGGCAACGCGGCACCGACCGCAAAGCTGCCGGCAGAAGCCATTGCGGCTTGTAGAGGTCGCGCGGCCGTCACCTCGGAGATGCCAAGCTCATCGCGAGCATGAGCACCGAGAGCGTCATGCACCATCAGCTTTTCGGCAACCTGCCTGGCAAGCGGCAAATCCAGGCCCCTTCGCACATAGATGGCTGCTAGTTCCTGATGCTCGCGCGAGAAGTCGGTATCGAGCTCAGCCCGTTCCTGGGCCAGCGCCGCCTTCTCCGTGTCCGCCTGCGAGGAGACCGACACATATTCCCCTGTCGCCATCGACATGGCTCCCGCAGCTAACCCGGCCACGGCAGTAAGCACTATGCTTCCATGAGCAGTATGTGCGGAGGCTACACCAGCAACGAGGCTCGCCGTTGAAACAATCCCGTCATTGGCGCCCAGTACGGCGGCACGCAACCAGCTGATGGATTCGAGACGGTGCTGTTCCTTGTGTCGCCCTGGCATAGCTCCTCCACGTTTGAAATGTTAATTCACTGACCCACAACGATAGACGCAGAAGCAGCTTGCCTGTGTCGCGACGAGCGCGGCATCAGAGAGGTCTGCCTTGCACAGGTTCGCTTGGCTTATAGGGCATCGTGTGCGCAACAGTTTCCAACCCGTACACCGGGCTCGCCATGAATTCTAAATACGTCGAAGCCCGGCGAGTTGACTGCCACGAGTCAGGCCGTCGCCTTCGATGGCTGCACTTCCACCGTGAGATGCGACAATCCCTTGAAGCGTCCGAGCACCGAATGATAGAAGCGCGAGTCTCGCTCAGGCTCGCCGGTCGAAACCGACACCACCGCACTCATGTGGCCCGGTCCGACCCGCCAGACATGTAGGTCGACAACCTTGTCGCCACGGTCCTCGACGGCGTGACGCACGTTTTCCGCCATGCGCCGGTCCGGATTGATGTCGAGCAGAATTGCACCGGTGTCGCGCATAAGTCCGTAAGACCAGTTGGCTATCACCAGTGCCCCGATGATGCCCGCCAGCGGGTCCATCCAGAGCCAGCCGAAGGAGCGCGCCAGTACAAGACCCAGAATCGCCAGTACGGATACCGCCGCGTCCGCCATTACATGCATATAGGCGGAACGGATATTATGGTCCCTACTTACAGCCTCATGCGTATCGTGGTCGTGTGCATGCTCGGCGAACTCGACGTGGTGGTCACCATCAGGCAAACGCACAATGGCCTGGAATGAGTGCGGCTCCGGGATGTCATCTTTAGATTCCAGGTAGCCATCACGGTCCGCCATGGCAAAGACCTGACGCGCCCCATCTGGCCGGACGGTCGTGATAGTCGTCGTTGATGCGACCATGCGCGAGCCCGGTGATTCCTGCGTAATCCGGAAGACGGGCGGCACGCCGTCCTCAAAAATTGAGACGGCGAATACGCCGGAAGGGGCGACAATCTTCTGCCCTTCTTCTTCGTGAGCGTGGTCGTCATGGCCATGCCCATGTCCATGGTTATGGCCGTGGCTATGGCCGTGATGGTCGCCGCTCAGAAGCCAGACACTCGCGAGGTTGACCAGCAAGCCGACCACTGCGATGGGAATCGCCTCGCCGAAATGGATAGGAATCGGCGCAAGAAATCGGGAGACCGCCTCGTAACCAATCAGCAGGGCAATCATTGCCAGTACGATGGCGCTGGTAAATCCGGCCAGGTCGCCGAGCTTGCCCGTGCCGAACACGAAGCGCGAATCAGTGGCATGTCTGCGCGCGTATGTGTAGGCAAGTGCTGCAATCAGCATCGCGCCCGCATGCGTCGACATATGCAGTCCATCGGCGACGAGCGCAAGCGACCCGAACATACTGCCGCCAACGATTTCAACCAGCATCATGGCACTGCACAGCGCAATCACGGCCCACGTCTTTCGCTCGTTCTTTTCGTGACCAGCGCCAAGGAAGATGTGGTCGTGCCCTGCGCCGAACGCGGCGTCTTCGAAATCATTCATTTCCAACCCAGTTACTTGAAATAGCTGTGAACAACTTCGATGAGTTGTTCCATGGCGCTCTCGCCGTGTTCCCCGCCGTTTTCAGCATCGACAAGGTGGTTCCGGATGTGGTCTTCCAACACAACTGCCAACAGGCCGTTCATGGCTCCCCTACAACTCGTAATCCGCTGCAGGACGTCTGCGCAACCGTGTTCTTCCTCCAGTGCCCGCTCGATGGCTTCAACCTGCCCCTTGATACGGCGAACCCTGTTGAGAAGCTTATGTTTTTCCTGAACCGTGTGACTCATTGCGCTCTCTCCCTACCCCCACCGGGTATATTAGCGTCCACGTTACCATAGGGGGGTGGGGTATTGTCCGGGCCACCGCTCACGCGGTCAACTACCGAAGGGATACGGCGCAAAGGGCCAGCGCGCGGTGACCGCAGTACGCATCAATGCACACCGGGAGAAGCCGAAGTCCCAGCGCAAGTCGTGAGCCATCGAGGCCCGACATTGCCGCGTTCGTCGTCGACTTGAAAGCGGCCCTTGGCGCGCGGCAAAGCGACGAAGCCATCCGCTGCGGTAAGGCTGGAGACCCAAGGTCCCACGTATGCGAAAATGGCCATACCGTTGGCACAGCGAGCTCGCTGACTTCAAATGCATGGCTCGTCACCGGGAGCCATTCGGGACCGCCACTGTTGCGCCGGCTGTGACAGAGGGTGCATGAATCAGGCGATGGCTCGCAAACAGTGGCAGCAGCGAGAAGCAGGAAAGTGCAAATCGTGAGAAAACTTGGACTTGCGTTACTGACCGCGGCATTGGCGCCGGCGGCTTTCGGGGCCGGCACATATTCGGAAGTGTGGAATCCGCCTGAGGCGCGCGCGACTGCCCCGCATAGGGCCGGTACTCCACACAGGCTCGCAGTACGACGTCACGTGGCCTTGCACGCGAAGAAGCTCCATTCGCCGCGCGCGTTAGCAACTGCTCCACGGCTCGTGGCGAAGCAGGGCAACACGCAGAAGACCTTGCTGAAGGACGAACCGGACATGTCTGGGATTCCGCGGCAAACCACGCCGGAAGGCAACGTGCTTCGCGTGAGAGGCCACGCGGCATCCGTACAGGTTATCCGCTGATGCAGTCGCAAAGCTACCACGGCTACGATGTCTGGGGGCACGCCATCCCAGAGCAGGAGGGCATCCTGCAGCCGGAGCGCTATGCAGCGAGCGGAACCATCACGCTTGGCGGTAAGTTAATCCATGCTTCGGGTGTCCTTGGTCACTTTGGAAGTGAAGAGGAAGCCGAGCTAGCAGGCCTGGACTGGGCCCTCGCATGGGTCGATGCGCACACCTAGAGTCGCCGCCTGCTCTGCGCTCCGTAATGCGTTGTACCGTGCGAGGGTCGAGCTAGTTTCTCGCTGTGCATGAGGCTTCCTTTGAGCATCCGCAGGATGCGATTGCCTGACCCAAAAAGAGTCCCGTCCATAGAATGGCTTGAATGTCCGAAGAGACTCTTCGATGATACGAATGAGTAAAGACATATCTAGCGAATGAGGTTTTAACCTTTGTCTGGCGCCTTGGCTTTAGGTGAGCGCCATCTCTTTGCACTTCGGCTCGCCAATGCCCCGGACTTCGCGATAGCACAGCGCAGGAAGCTCGCCTACGGGGTTCCCTCGTGCATGGTCGCCCCCCAAAGGCAAAAAATGCAGAAAGCGTCGCGTGAACCTGGCTTAAACGCGCGTTCACCAGCATCCAGCGTCGGACAGATGTGTGAGGCAGTGCTGATAGATTTGTCGTGCAACGGGCGACCGGAAATCGAGGCGCAGGTTTTCGCAGAAC from Caballeronia sp. Lep1P3 harbors:
- a CDS encoding VIT family protein — translated: MPGRHKEQHRLESISWLRAAVLGANDGIVSTASLVAGVASAHTAHGSIVLTAVAGLAAGAMSMATGEYVSVSSQADTEKAALAQERAELDTDFSREHQELAAIYVRRGLDLPLARQVAEKLMVHDALGAHARDELGISEVTAARPLQAAMASAGSFAVGAALPAIVAAVAPDSVLLPAIVVSALVSLAFLGGLAAKAGGAKVWPGVIRVVFWSALAMGVSSGVGALFGAVA
- the dmeF gene encoding CDF family Co(II)/Ni(II) efflux transporter DmeF yields the protein MNDFEDAAFGAGHDHIFLGAGHEKNERKTWAVIALCSAMMLVEIVGGSMFGSLALVADGLHMSTHAGAMLIAALAYTYARRHATDSRFVFGTGKLGDLAGFTSAIVLAMIALLIGYEAVSRFLAPIPIHFGEAIPIAVVGLLVNLASVWLLSGDHHGHSHGHNHGHGHGHDDHAHEEEGQKIVAPSGVFAVSIFEDGVPPVFRITQESPGSRMVASTTTITTVRPDGARQVFAMADRDGYLESKDDIPEPHSFQAIVRLPDGDHHVEFAEHAHDHDTHEAVSRDHNIRSAYMHVMADAAVSVLAILGLVLARSFGWLWMDPLAGIIGALVIANWSYGLMRDTGAILLDINPDRRMAENVRHAVEDRGDKVVDLHVWRVGPGHMSAVVSVSTGEPERDSRFYHSVLGRFKGLSHLTVEVQPSKATA
- a CDS encoding metal/formaldehyde-sensitive transcriptional repressor produces the protein MSHTVQEKHKLLNRVRRIKGQVEAIERALEEEHGCADVLQRITSCRGAMNGLLAVVLEDHIRNHLVDAENGGEHGESAMEQLIEVVHSYFK